One part of the Streptomyces lydicus genome encodes these proteins:
- a CDS encoding DedA family protein produces the protein MHIQEWLETVPAVSVYLLVGVVIGLESLGIPLPGEIVLVSAAILAATQDHINPYVLGACASAGAIIGDSIGYLIGRKGGQPLLQWAGRKFPKHFGPDHVAMAEAKFDKWGMWAVFFGRFIALLRIFAGPLAGVLKMPYWKFLIANVLGGIVWAGGTTALIYTVGMVAEPWLKRFSTWGLAAAVLFGVGSFLLMKRRAKKAAEAREAQEAPVTAAVD, from the coding sequence TTGCACATCCAGGAGTGGCTCGAGACCGTACCGGCCGTGAGCGTCTATCTCCTGGTGGGGGTGGTCATCGGGCTGGAGAGCCTGGGCATTCCGCTGCCGGGGGAAATCGTCCTGGTCAGCGCCGCGATCCTCGCCGCGACCCAGGACCACATCAATCCGTACGTGCTGGGTGCCTGCGCGTCCGCCGGCGCGATCATCGGTGACTCCATCGGCTATCTGATCGGACGCAAGGGCGGACAGCCGCTGCTGCAGTGGGCAGGACGGAAGTTCCCCAAGCACTTCGGCCCCGACCATGTCGCCATGGCCGAGGCGAAGTTCGACAAGTGGGGTATGTGGGCGGTCTTCTTCGGCCGTTTCATCGCGCTGCTGCGGATCTTCGCGGGGCCGCTCGCCGGCGTGCTGAAGATGCCGTACTGGAAGTTCCTGATCGCCAACGTCCTCGGCGGCATCGTCTGGGCGGGCGGTACGACCGCGCTGATCTACACCGTGGGCATGGTCGCCGAGCCCTGGCTCAAGCGCTTCTCGACGTGGGGGCTGGCCGCCGCCGTGCTCTTCGGCGTCGGCTCGTTCCTCCTCATGAAGCGCCGGGCGAAGAAGGCGGCCGAAGCGCGGGAGGCCCAGGAGGCCCCGGTCACCGCCGCGGTCGACTGA
- a CDS encoding DUF4442 domain-containing protein: MSSETLPSIGEMMAASVPMVRTLNLEFTETTAERAVVRMPDQPDFHNHVGGPHAGAMFTLAESASGAIVMTAFGNQLGRAVPLAVRSEIAYKKLAMGPVTATAELGRPVDEVIAELDAGERPEFPVNVSITREDGAVTGEMSIVWTLRPNK; encoded by the coding sequence ATGTCCTCCGAGACCCTGCCGTCGATCGGCGAAATGATGGCGGCCTCCGTGCCGATGGTCCGCACGCTGAACCTCGAGTTCACCGAGACCACCGCGGAGCGCGCCGTGGTCCGCATGCCCGACCAGCCCGACTTCCACAACCACGTCGGCGGACCGCACGCCGGCGCGATGTTCACCCTCGCCGAGTCCGCGAGCGGCGCGATCGTGATGACGGCCTTCGGCAACCAGCTCGGCCGCGCGGTGCCGCTGGCCGTGCGCTCCGAGATCGCCTACAAGAAGCTCGCCATGGGGCCGGTCACCGCCACCGCGGAACTCGGCCGGCCGGTGGACGAGGTGATCGCCGAGCTCGACGCCGGCGAGCGCCCGGAGTTCCCCGTCAACGTCTCCATAACCCGCGAGGACGGCGCGGTCACCGGCGAGATGAGCATCGTGTGGACGCTGCGCCCCAACAAGTGA
- a CDS encoding MFS transporter, with the protein MWRGQQNSGNGRPREPLSRPSWAGRNYLLLTGATVIANLGSSGALIATAFAVLASGGSATDVGLVAAARTVPLVLFLLIGGAVADRLPRHHVMVAANALSCVSQGLFALLVLGGEPRLWQMAVLAALGGTGQAFFAPASEGMVLASVSGEHAGRAFAVFRMGMNGANIGGAALGGALVAAVGPGWVLAVDAASFAVAGALRAFLDVSGAPVRTRGGGLLHDLRDGWQEVASRPWLWAIVLQFSLVNAVISAAEAVYGPLVAEEHLGGPGPWGLALAAFGAGTAGGALLMTRLKPRRLLLTGTLCVFPLALPSAALAVPLPAAGLTPLMFGTGIAVEVFAVTWMMALHQEIPEEKFSRVSSYDWLGSLAMVPVATALAGPLQDLIGRTTALWCCAAVVVLLTAAVLCVPEVRHLTRRAPAPTVTSSVPASPRDKAEDPDHSL; encoded by the coding sequence ATGTGGCGAGGACAGCAGAACAGCGGGAACGGACGGCCCCGGGAACCCTTGAGCCGCCCGAGCTGGGCGGGGCGCAACTACCTGCTGCTGACCGGCGCCACCGTGATCGCCAACCTCGGCAGCTCCGGCGCGCTCATCGCCACCGCGTTCGCGGTCCTCGCGTCCGGCGGCTCCGCCACCGACGTCGGCCTGGTCGCCGCCGCCCGCACGGTCCCGCTCGTCCTCTTCCTGCTGATCGGCGGCGCGGTCGCCGACCGGCTCCCCCGGCACCACGTCATGGTCGCCGCGAACGCCCTCAGTTGCGTCTCCCAGGGGCTGTTCGCCCTGCTCGTCCTCGGCGGTGAGCCGCGGTTGTGGCAGATGGCGGTGCTGGCCGCGCTGGGTGGCACCGGGCAGGCGTTCTTCGCGCCCGCCTCCGAGGGCATGGTGCTCGCCAGCGTCTCCGGCGAGCACGCCGGCCGCGCCTTCGCCGTGTTCCGGATGGGCATGAACGGCGCGAACATCGGCGGCGCGGCCCTCGGCGGTGCGCTGGTCGCCGCGGTCGGTCCCGGCTGGGTCCTGGCCGTCGACGCTGCCTCCTTCGCCGTCGCGGGAGCGCTGCGCGCCTTCCTCGACGTCAGCGGGGCCCCGGTGCGCACGCGTGGCGGCGGCCTCCTGCACGATCTGCGCGACGGCTGGCAGGAGGTCGCCTCCCGGCCCTGGCTGTGGGCGATCGTGCTGCAGTTCTCCCTCGTCAACGCGGTGATATCGGCGGCCGAGGCGGTCTACGGACCGCTGGTCGCCGAGGAACACCTGGGCGGCCCGGGGCCCTGGGGGCTGGCGCTGGCCGCCTTCGGGGCGGGGACCGCGGGCGGCGCCCTGCTGATGACCCGCCTCAAACCGCGCCGCCTCCTGCTGACCGGCACGCTGTGCGTCTTCCCGCTCGCCCTCCCCTCCGCGGCACTCGCCGTACCCCTCCCGGCAGCCGGACTCACCCCCCTGATGTTCGGCACCGGCATCGCCGTCGAGGTCTTCGCGGTCACCTGGATGATGGCGCTGCACCAGGAGATACCCGAGGAGAAGTTCTCCCGGGTCTCCTCCTACGACTGGCTCGGTTCCCTGGCCATGGTCCCGGTGGCCACCGCCCTGGCCGGCCCCCTACAGGACCTCATCGGCCGGACGACCGCCCTCTGGTGCTGCGCAGCCGTGGTCGTCCTCCTCACCGCAGCGGTCCTCTGCGTCCCCGAAGTCCGCCACCTGACCCGCCGCGCCCCCGCCCCCACCGTCACCTCGTCGGTGCCGGCTTCCCCGCGCGACAAGGCAGAGGACCCGGACCACTCTCTGTAA
- a CDS encoding spermidine synthase, producing MDTAAEPIPVTRTVDCGTAKLLPDVDRPRAWLLTVDGAPQSYVDLDAPTHLEFEYVRRLAHVLDQAAPEGRPLDVLHLGGGALTLPRYLAATRPHSRQDVVEADRGLLALVAEQLPLPDGCGITVHAEDARTALEAAPTAGADVIVADVFGGSRVPAQLTSVEYARAAARVLRTDGCYAANLADSAPFGFLRSQLANFATVFAHLALIAEPSVLRGRRFGNAVLLASHAELPVAALARRTAADAFPARVEHGAALRRLIGDAVPVHDDEAVPSPVPPEGAFSVG from the coding sequence GTGGACACAGCTGCCGAGCCGATACCTGTCACCCGGACCGTGGACTGCGGCACCGCCAAACTGCTCCCGGACGTCGACCGCCCCCGCGCCTGGCTGCTCACGGTCGACGGCGCGCCCCAGTCCTACGTCGATCTCGACGCCCCCACGCACCTGGAATTCGAGTACGTACGCCGGCTCGCCCACGTCCTGGACCAGGCGGCGCCCGAGGGCCGGCCGCTCGACGTGCTGCACCTGGGAGGCGGCGCGCTGACCCTGCCGCGCTACCTGGCCGCCACCCGCCCGCACTCCCGGCAGGATGTCGTCGAGGCCGACCGCGGCCTGCTCGCCCTCGTCGCGGAGCAACTGCCGCTCCCCGACGGCTGCGGCATCACCGTGCACGCCGAGGACGCCCGTACCGCGCTGGAGGCGGCACCGACGGCCGGCGCCGATGTCATCGTGGCCGACGTCTTCGGTGGCTCCCGGGTGCCGGCCCAGCTCACCTCGGTCGAGTACGCGCGCGCCGCCGCCCGGGTGCTGCGTACCGACGGTTGCTACGCGGCGAACCTCGCCGACAGCGCCCCCTTCGGCTTCCTGCGCTCCCAACTCGCCAACTTCGCCACGGTCTTCGCGCACCTCGCGCTGATCGCCGAGCCCTCGGTGCTGCGCGGTCGCCGTTTCGGCAACGCGGTGCTGCTCGCGTCGCACGCCGAACTCCCGGTCGCCGCGCTGGCGCGCCGGACGGCCGCCGACGCGTTCCCCGCCCGGGTCGAACACGGTGCGGCGCTGCGCCGGTTGATCGGGGACGCGGTGCCCGTGCACGACGACGAAGCCGTCCCCTCGCCGGTGCCGCCGGAAGGCGCGTTCAGCGTGGGCTGA
- a CDS encoding patatin-like phospholipase family protein — protein sequence MAGTALVLGGGGLTGIGWEVGVLAGLADAGIDLADADVVIGTSAGSIVGAHLASRRRSLEELYEHQLTAPAADGPAARMGPAALARFAAIAVRSRDAVAFGARMGKLALAARTAPEEQQREAIARTLGGLTDWPARRLMITAVDAATGQRTAFDGTSGVRLIDAVGASCAVPGIYPPVTIDGTRWIDGGVHSSANADLAAGYARVVVIAPMPVSGGPIDGPRSQAARLARRGTRVCVITPDRAARSAFGRNVLDPAKRADAARAGRRQAATHVPEIHPLWSATA from the coding sequence ATGGCGGGTACGGCACTGGTCCTGGGAGGCGGCGGGCTCACCGGAATCGGCTGGGAGGTCGGCGTGCTCGCCGGCCTGGCCGACGCGGGCATCGACCTCGCCGACGCCGATGTCGTCATCGGCACCTCCGCCGGTTCGATCGTCGGCGCACACCTCGCCTCCCGTCGGCGCTCCCTGGAGGAGCTGTACGAGCACCAGCTGACGGCCCCGGCCGCCGACGGACCGGCCGCCCGTATGGGGCCGGCCGCGCTGGCCAGGTTCGCGGCCATCGCCGTGCGCTCGCGGGACGCGGTCGCGTTCGGGGCGCGGATGGGCAAGCTGGCACTGGCCGCCCGTACGGCCCCCGAGGAGCAGCAGCGCGAGGCGATCGCGCGCACACTCGGCGGCCTGACCGACTGGCCCGCCCGCCGGCTGATGATCACCGCGGTGGACGCGGCGACGGGACAGCGGACGGCGTTCGACGGCACCAGCGGCGTGCGGCTGATCGACGCGGTCGGCGCGAGCTGCGCGGTCCCCGGCATCTATCCGCCGGTCACCATCGACGGCACCCGGTGGATCGACGGCGGGGTGCACTCCAGCGCCAACGCGGACCTGGCCGCCGGATACGCCCGCGTGGTCGTCATCGCGCCGATGCCGGTCAGCGGCGGACCCATCGACGGCCCGCGGTCTCAGGCCGCACGGCTGGCACGCCGAGGCACCCGGGTCTGCGTGATCACCCCCGACCGCGCCGCCAGATCCGCCTTCGGCCGCAACGTCCTGGACCCCGCCAAACGGGCCGACGCCGCCCGCGCCGGCCGCCGCCAGGCCGCCACCCACGTGCCGGAAATCCACCCCCTCTGGTCCGCCACGGCCTGA
- the tuf gene encoding elongation factor Tu produces MPKTAYVRTKPHLNIGTMGHVDHGKTTLTAAITKVLSDRGSGTFVPFDRIDRAPEEAARGITINISHVEYETDTRHYAHVDMPGHADFVKNMVTGAAQLDGAILVVSALDGIMPQTAEHVLLAKQVGVRHIVVALNKADAGDPELTDLVELEVRELLSAHDYDGEHVPVVRVSGLRALEGDPRWTDAIGALLDAVDTYVPMPERYVDAPFLLPVENVLTITGRGTVVTGAVERGTVRVGDRVAVLGADTETTVTGLETFGKPMESAEAGDNVALLLRGLHRDQVRRGHVIAAPGSVTPRRRFTAEVYVLSTEEGGRRTPISTGYRPQFYIRTADVVGDLDLGDRGVARPGQTVTASVELGREVPLEPGLGFAVREGGRTVGAGTVRTVEE; encoded by the coding sequence ATGCCCAAGACGGCATACGTGCGCACCAAGCCGCACCTGAACATCGGCACCATGGGCCACGTCGACCACGGCAAGACCACCCTCACCGCCGCCATCACCAAGGTCCTCAGCGACCGCGGCAGCGGCACCTTCGTCCCGTTCGACCGGATCGACCGCGCGCCCGAGGAGGCCGCCCGCGGCATCACCATCAACATCTCGCACGTCGAGTACGAGACCGACACCCGGCACTACGCCCACGTCGACATGCCCGGCCACGCCGACTTCGTCAAGAACATGGTCACCGGCGCGGCCCAGCTCGACGGTGCCATCCTCGTGGTCTCCGCGCTCGACGGGATCATGCCGCAGACCGCGGAACACGTGCTGCTCGCCAAGCAGGTCGGCGTACGGCACATCGTCGTCGCGCTCAACAAGGCGGACGCGGGCGACCCGGAACTCACCGACCTGGTCGAGCTGGAGGTCCGCGAACTGCTGAGCGCGCACGACTACGACGGCGAGCACGTGCCCGTCGTCCGCGTCTCCGGGCTGCGCGCCCTGGAGGGCGACCCGCGCTGGACCGACGCGATCGGCGCGCTGCTGGACGCCGTGGACACCTACGTCCCGATGCCCGAGCGGTACGTCGACGCGCCGTTCCTGCTCCCGGTGGAGAACGTCCTGACCATCACCGGGCGTGGCACCGTCGTCACCGGCGCCGTCGAACGCGGCACGGTACGCGTCGGTGACCGGGTGGCGGTCCTCGGCGCGGACACCGAGACCACGGTCACCGGACTGGAGACCTTCGGCAAGCCCATGGAGTCCGCCGAGGCCGGCGACAACGTGGCGCTGCTGCTGCGTGGCCTCCACCGCGACCAGGTACGCCGCGGGCACGTCATCGCCGCGCCCGGCAGCGTCACGCCGCGACGCCGCTTCACCGCCGAGGTGTACGTGCTGTCCACCGAGGAGGGCGGCCGCCGTACCCCGATCTCCACCGGCTATCGCCCGCAGTTCTACATCCGCACCGCGGACGTGGTCGGCGACCTCGACCTCGGCGACCGCGGCGTCGCCCGCCCCGGCCAGACGGTGACGGCGTCCGTCGAACTGGGCCGGGAGGTTCCGCTGGAGCCGGGCCTGGGCTTCGCCGTCCGCGAGGGCGGCCGGACCGTCGGCGCCGGCACGGTCCGCACGGTCGAGGAGTGA
- a CDS encoding TVP38/TMEM64 family protein — protein sequence MLDPAAPPDGLAVRCTRVLFSPWARLGLLLVLLVCAGGAMLLWHPQNLLSGGWPAWLSGPTAPVVFALAYAVCTTAFVPRPVLNLGAGALFGTAAGLGAALAGTVLGAALAFGLGRLLGQQALRPLLRGRWLAAADRQLSEHGFRSMLAIRLFPGLPFCATNYCAAVSRMGWPAYLLATALGSIPNTAAYVVAGARAATPTSPAFVLSMAFIALSGAGALIVVWRKRKALRG from the coding sequence ATGCTCGACCCCGCCGCACCGCCCGACGGCCTCGCCGTGCGCTGTACGCGTGTGCTGTTCTCGCCCTGGGCCCGCTTGGGCCTGCTGCTGGTGCTGCTGGTGTGTGCCGGGGGCGCGATGCTGCTGTGGCATCCGCAGAACCTGCTGTCCGGGGGCTGGCCGGCGTGGCTGTCGGGGCCGACGGCGCCGGTGGTCTTCGCACTGGCGTATGCCGTGTGCACCACTGCTTTCGTCCCGCGCCCGGTGCTCAATCTGGGTGCCGGGGCGCTCTTCGGTACCGCGGCGGGGCTGGGTGCGGCGCTGGCCGGCACGGTGCTGGGTGCCGCGTTGGCGTTCGGCCTGGGCCGGCTGCTCGGGCAGCAGGCGCTGCGGCCGTTGCTGCGGGGGCGTTGGCTGGCGGCCGCCGACCGGCAGTTGAGCGAGCACGGGTTCCGGTCGATGCTGGCGATCCGTCTCTTCCCCGGGCTGCCGTTCTGCGCGACGAACTACTGTGCCGCGGTGTCCCGTATGGGCTGGCCGGCCTATCTCCTGGCGACGGCACTGGGCAGCATTCCCAATACCGCGGCGTACGTCGTCGCGGGGGCCCGGGCAGCCACGCCGACGTCACCGGCGTTCGTGCTGTCCATGGCATTCATCGCGCTGAGCGGTGCGGGGGCGTTGATCGTGGTGTGGCGCAAACGGAAGGCGCTGCGGGGGTAA
- a CDS encoding undecaprenyl-diphosphate phosphatase, translating to MNWFESFVLGLVQGLTEFLPISSSAHLRLTAAFAGWQDPGAAFTAITQIGTEAAVIIYFRKDIGRIISMWARSLFNRALRHDHDAQMGWLVIVGSIPIGVLGITLKDAIEGPFRDLRLIATTLIVMGVVLGIADRMAARDEKGGRHRAAKQRKTLTDLGVKDGLLYGGCQAMALIPGVSRSGATISGGLFMGYTRESAARYSFLLAIPAVLASGAYELKDAGQGHVAWGPTVFATVVAFVVGYAVIAWFMKFISNKSFMPFVIYRILLGTALFALVTAGVLTPHAGETAG from the coding sequence ATGAATTGGTTTGAATCCTTCGTACTCGGGCTCGTCCAGGGACTGACCGAGTTCCTGCCGATCTCTTCCAGTGCGCATCTGCGCCTGACCGCGGCGTTCGCCGGCTGGCAGGATCCCGGGGCGGCGTTCACCGCCATTACGCAGATCGGCACCGAAGCGGCGGTCATCATCTACTTCCGCAAGGACATCGGGCGGATCATCTCCATGTGGGCCCGTTCCCTCTTCAACCGGGCGCTGCGGCACGATCACGACGCGCAGATGGGCTGGCTGGTGATCGTCGGCTCGATTCCGATCGGCGTGCTGGGTATCACGCTCAAGGACGCCATCGAGGGCCCGTTCCGCGATCTGCGGCTGATCGCGACGACGCTGATCGTGATGGGTGTGGTGCTGGGCATCGCGGACCGTATGGCGGCGCGCGACGAGAAGGGCGGCCGGCACCGTGCCGCCAAGCAGCGCAAGACGCTCACCGATCTCGGTGTGAAGGACGGTCTGCTGTACGGCGGGTGCCAGGCGATGGCACTGATCCCCGGTGTCTCCCGCTCGGGTGCCACGATCAGCGGTGGCCTTTTCATGGGATACACCCGTGAATCCGCGGCCCGTTATTCCTTTCTGCTCGCCATTCCCGCCGTGCTGGCCTCCGGTGCCTACGAGCTCAAGGACGCCGGCCAGGGGCACGTCGCCTGGGGCCCGACGGTCTTCGCGACGGTGGTCGCCTTCGTCGTCGGTTACGCGGTGATCGCATGGTTCATGAAGTTCATCTCCAACAAGTCGTTCATGCCGTTCGTCATCTACCGGATTCTGCTGGGCACAGCCCTGTTCGCGCTGGTCACGGCCGGCGTGCTGACGCCGCACGCCGGCGAAACGGCGGGCTAG